One part of the Plasmodium cynomolgi strain B DNA, chromosome 3, whole genome shotgun sequence genome encodes these proteins:
- a CDS encoding protein kinase domain containing protein (putative) encodes MFHERCQSSEFLLGIQSYSLDEGKRKGKKKIGEVRSRGRGEEGEEVEEEEEVEEVEEVEDEEVEGDEADEEVPPERTEKRSHQNKYSSIASKFEKIKKLSHPNVCSYFSLSRRGDDFVLSSEYYSLSLYDLLREEEMDMVNLKCVRRARKGGVVGGAGVEGAAVRGAVAEGAGVGGAVAEGAAVGGAGVEGAAVGGGKDCASAPQEGSIPRRKLIDAHTMKQIAKQILSAVHYLHSKEIKNLNLSLKDVLVTPKGGIKIHNYCMSYLFGSYSCGPRDRSDHFFKRTLKYAPPQAETLTNVKGEKDGEKNRHIRRGIPRVDNKRLVSNALYFPPFFLLNDLTNGKKKGSSNYDLCKHVDVFNVGIIILQLVNGIFDFDFVLRNCQSFCGESTWEETPLLNELSQVIGTLQRMRQDSEEALQPCGRHTDGDETSLYVDKPAEGEGTLEKVKAIFVFLLYTKAYLLFSDVGAAREVSLLGMNVHLLFRAFGKHRHGGGVNCEKKCRANCEKKCRKNCSTKCRTNCSTKCRTNCSTNCAHANLLTYRVVKSLIELLTNVSVTVRFVKWVEKILSEFFTLHVLKQNVEKIMHQGDAQNEKIFFFNLLHKCLSIRGGEQNGSTSLLSHPYFYPRGGVPTCPRDTSIVMKQWRGEQPQGRRRTPEQGVPSPRGDDPPRIKNNNHVVMITPQQGDTESYFISHSKEEKKIEQTHYNQYVIEYVRSNVREEQHQLESKHFIMTKDIHLWFGMLYKVDFFNEMLYLNGVNKACSILRLPYIVYRKKKQFYELFFFRFYKLLLLGRYQGVLNVYSHFVRGDSNVRFSRRSGSFGCTYRRGRCRADLFTRGTCTNGYTFCVKGRRLLMGRKNTLGRKNTLGRKNKLGRKNKLGRITHQGVIFTRDNILENNKWVQTNAYPSDGMTVTKQEQLYREKYTSLPMRDCSMNRVLGVRLIEFYDALEDAYRLVQSNMQNGACDLVNNVTCVYEKDHSFLHQYSLHLKLQKLLTFDPLNNCELEKEVRRGFPDHMRGVAYLTLLGYRYYLLVRQAPGKKNKMRRLICEASSRGEAELSVKRLGESPQGGDFTRETHQMNASENWGSKGSIHQSSGNTERSNDRGSREGEEAKEGTIHEDPFATAKSSLKYFLQKRRRYNDLVGSPQFAKRMLTLELLLNIKLGVSNKHLRSLLLPLCLLYYDSIYLCYKCSKRVVQNYLLDLYSSEKNWREFAYTFNCLLSYYSPELTLFFFKNGINIERVVYSWVCSLFSNFFNAQKFFWLLDRILIQPRCYLFFVSISILISLKRYIIMNMCKANFYKYIFSLACLVNLNFVLKTSIDMFSSCPMTQVQFPQVGTGLGEETNNQEGTKNPNHDENLLENERSHINYLPYLIGDANWVRYYVHRDTFRVYRKKGGSLSLGRGSGNGNGARGGQAPFKGRKILIKKNGLVSRTTVKSLGGGANEAEKLKLEKLKVGKLKVEKLKLQKSKLKKIKRKKLNHDNNWGESGDFANLLSPGVAQEDQRGDAQRGKTKTRSVAHHCELFLRNYKINKKIKNLSEFSHYETDVVTNYKCEDKKMGGEKKIKNKSSRSKCVYYKLTNKKVKKKFKKEDLVRLCNFPMFPFVYVTDLANELSLDSYLIVDMRSPEEFKKKRLKHSVHVNTFLINFKKGVYIDYTDGSYEVDTHLKTIILAFSSSTFDFDAIYNFLNLKIKRITILWGGLHCAFSGLPASCFT; translated from the exons ATGTTCCACGAGCGTTGCCAGTCGTCAGAATTCCTACTCGGGATTCAAAGCTACTCCCTtgatgaaggaaaaaggaaaggaaaaaaaaaaattggcgagGTGAGATCAAGGGGAAGAGGAgaagagggggaagaagtggaggaagaggaagaagtggaggAAGTTGAGGAAGTGGAGGACGAAGAAGTAGAGGGggacgaagcggacgaaGAAGTACCACCTGAGaggacagaaaaaaggagccaTCAAAATAAGTACAGCTCAATTGCTAGcaagtttgaaaaaataaaaaaattgagccACCCCAATGTGTGCAGTTATTTCAGCTTATCTCGAAGGGGAGATGATTTTGTATTATCTTCTGAGTACTACTCTTTGTCCTTGTACGATCTGCTGCGCGAGGAAGAAATGGACATGGTCAATTTGAAATGCGTCCGGAGGGCACGAAAAGGGGGGGTAGTAGGAGGAGCAGGCGTAGAAGGGGCTGCCGTAAGAGGAGCAGTCGCAGAAGGAGCAGGCGTAGGAGGAGCAGTCGCAGAAGGAGCTGCCGTAGGAGGAGCAGGCGTAGAAGGAGCTGCCGTAGGAGGGGGAAAGGATTGCGCGAGTGCCCCCCAGGAGGGGAGCATCCCTAGGAGGAAGCTCATCGATGCTCACACTATGAAACAAATAGCTAAGCAAATCCTTTCAGCAGTTCATTATCTTCACtccaaagaaataaaaaatttgaacttGTCATTGAAGGATGTGCTAGTAACACCCAAGGGAGGAATCAAGATTCACAACTATTGCATGTCGTACTTGTTTGGTAGCTACTCCTGTGGTCCTCGTGATCGGAgtgaccatttttttaagagaaCATTGAAGTATGCCCCTCCCCAAGCAGAGACTCTCACTAATgtgaaaggagaaaaagacggtgaaaaaaacagacacATACGAAGGGGTATCCCCCGTGTAGATAACAAACGGCTTGTTAGTAACGCTTTGtatttccctcctttttttttgctcaacgATTTAAcgaatggtaaaaaaaaggggtcctCCAACTATGACCTGTGTAAACATGTGGATGTTTTCAACGTAGGGATTATCATCCTGCAGTTGGTGAATGGCATATTCGACTTTGACTTCGTTTTGAGGAATTGTCAATCCTTTTGTGGAGAGTCCACCTGGGAGGAAACCCCCCTCTTGAATGAACTTAGCCAAGTTATTGGGACCCTCCAGCGGATGCGCCAAGACAGTGAGGAAGCGTTGCAGCCATGTGGAAGACACACCGATGGTGATGAGACTTCACTTTACGTTGACAAACCAGCGGAAGGGGAAGGCACGTTGGAAAAGGTGAAGGCCATCTTTGTGTTCCTTCTCTACACGAAGGcttatctccttttttcggATGTGGGCGCTGCGCGGGAGGTCAGTCTCCTAGGCATGAATGTGCACCTCCTCTTTCGCGCATTTGGGAAGCACCGCCACGGGGGCGGCGTGAACTGTGAGAAGAAGTGCCGGGCGAACTGTGAGAAGAAGTGCCGGAAGAATTGCTCGACGAAGTGCCGGACGAACTGCTCGACGAAGTGCCGGACGAACTGCTCGACCAACTGCGCGCATGCCAACCTGCTGACCTACCGGGTGGTGAAGAGCCTCATCGAACTGCTGACCAACGTCAGCGTAACTGTCCGATTCGTCAAATGGGTCGAGAAAATTCTATCTGAGTTTTTCACTCTACATGTGCTGAAGCAAAACGTGGAGAAGATAATGCACCAAGGGGATGctcaaaatgagaaaatttttttttttaaccttctgCATAAGTGTTTGTCTATACGAGGTGGTGAGCAAAATGGTTCCACTTCGCTCCTTTCTCACCCGTACTTCTACCCCCGGGGGGGTGTACCCACTTGCCCTCGGGACACGAGCATCGTAATGAAGCAGTGGAGAGGGGAACAGCCAcaagggaggagaaggactCCCGAACAGGGGGTTCCTTCCCCAAGAGGTGATGATCCACCTCGCATAAAGAATAACAACCACGTGGTGATGATAACCCCACAACAGGGAGACACAgaatcatattttatatcccattcgaaggaagaaaaaaaaatcgaacagACCCATTACAACCAGTATGTAATTGAATACGTTCGAAGCAATGTCAGGGAAGAACAGCACCAACTGGAGAgcaaacattttataatgACGAAGGATATACATCTCTGGTTTGGTATGCTGTATAAGGTGGACTTCTTCAACGAGATGTTGTACCTAAATGGGGTTAACAAGGCATGTAGTATTTTGAGATTGCCTTACATAGTGTAtagaaagaagaagcaattttatgagttattttttttccgtttttataAACTCCTTCTGTTGGGGAGATACCAAGGGGTGCTTAACGTGTATTCGCATTTCGTGAGAGGGGACTCAAATGTAAGGTTCTCACGACGAAGTGGAAGCTTTGGGTGTACCTACAGAAGGGGGAGGTGTCGTGCGGACTTGTTCACTAGAGGTACCTGTACAAATGGATATACCTTCTGTGTGAAGGGGAGAAGACTCCTCATGGGCAGGAAGAACACACTCGGTAGGAAGAACACACTCGGTAGGAAGAACAAACTCGGTAGGAAGAACAAACTCGGTAGGATCACTCACCAGGGTGTCATTTTCACGAGAGATAACATTTTAGAGAATAATAAGTGGGTGCAGACCAATGCATACCCTTCCGATGGGATGACCGTCACCAAACAGGAGCAGCTTTATAGAG AGAAATACACATCCCTGCCGATGCGTGATTGCAGCATGAATAGAGTACTCGGGGTGAGACTGATAGAATTTTACGACGCGCTGGAGGATGCCTATAGGTTAGTCCAGTCGAATATGCAGAACGGTGCATGCGACCTAGTGAACAACGTGACATGTGTGTACGAGAAGGATCACTCCTTCCTGCATCAGTATAGTCTCCATTTAAAATTGCAGAAATTGCTGACGTTCGACCCGCTCAACAACTGCGAATTAGAGAAAGAGGTGAGGAGAGGATTCCCAGACCACATGAGGGGGGTAGCCTATTTGACGCTCCTTGGGTATAGGTACTACTTGCTCGTGAGGCAGGCAccggggaagaaaaataaaatgagacGATTAATTTGTGAGGCTTCTtcgaggggggaagcagaacTGTCGGTTAAGCGGTTAGGAGAAAGCCCGCAAGGGGGGGACTTCACCAGGGAGACACACCAAATGAACGCGTCAGAAAATTGGGGATCGAAAGGGAGCATTCACCAGTCGAGTGGAAACACAGAGAGAAGCAATGATAGAGGTAGCagggagggggaagaggctAAAGAGGGGACTATCCATGAGGACCCCTTCGCTACCGCCAAATCGTCGTTGAAATACTTTCTTCAAAAACGTAGGCGATACAACGACCTGGTGGGAAGCCCCCAATTTGCGAAGAGAATGCTCACACTCGAACTACTACTTAACATAAAATTGGGAGTAAGCAATAAACACCTGAGGAGCTTGCTCCTTCCATTATGTCTACTCTACTATGATAGTATTTACTTATGCTACAAATGCAGCAAACGGGTGGTGCAGAATTATTTGCTGGATCTATACTCAAGTGAGAAGAACTGGAGGGAATTCGCCTACACTTTTAATTGCTTGCTAAGTTATTACTCCCCCGAAttgacattatttttttttaaaaacggcATCAACATCGAGAGGGTGGTTTATAGTTGGGTGTGCTCTCTATTTTCCAACTTCTTCAATGCGCAAAAATTCTTTTGGTTACTTGATAGGATACTTATTCAACCAAGatgttaccttttttttgtctccatCAGCATTTTGATTTCCCTAAAAAGGTACATCATTATGAACATGTGCAAGGCCAATTTTTACaagtatatattttcgcTAGCTTGTTTGGTGAACCTAAATTTCGTTTTGAAGACTTCCATTGATATGTTTAGCAGTTGCCCGATGACGCAGGTGCAGTTTCCTCAGGTAGGTACCGGTCTTGGGGAAGAAACGAACAACCAGGAGGGGACGAAAAATCCCAACCATGATGAGAACCTGCTTGAAAATGAACGGTCCCATATTAACTACCTGCCCTATCTCATCGGGGACGCCAACTGGGTGCGCTATTACGTGCATAGGGACACGTTTAGGGTGTACAGGAAAAAAGGCGGTAGTCTCTCCCTAGGTAGGGGCAGCGGCAACGGAAACGGTGCGAGAGGGGGACAGGCTCCCTTCAAAGggaggaaaattttaattaaaaaaaacggcttGGTCAGTAGGACAACTGTTAAGTCGTTAGGGGGAGGGGCaaatgaagcagaaaaattaaagcttgaaaaattaaaggtTGGAAAATTAAAggttgaaaaattaaagcttCAAAAAtcaaaactgaaaaaaataaaacgtaaaaaattaaaccaTGACAACAACTGGGGGGAAAGTGGCGACTTTGCCAACTTGCTCTCACCAGGAGTAGCACAGGAAGATCAAAGAGGAGACGCACAAAGGGGCAAGACAAAAACGCGAAGCGTTGCGCATCATTgcgaattatttttacggAATTAcaagataaacaaaaaaataaaaaacttaaGTGAGTTCTCTCACTATGAAACGGACGTCGTGACAAATTATAAATGTGAAGATAAAAagatggggggggaaaaaaaaataaaaaataaaagtagcAGATCCAAGTGCGTGTACTACAagttaacaaataaaaaagttaaaaagaaattcaaaaaggaagatcTTGTTAGGCTGTGCAACTTTCCCATGTTTCCATTTGTATACGTCACAGACTTGGCGAACGAATTATCTCTTGATAGTTACCTAATTGTTGATATGAGATCTCCAGaagagtttaaaaaaaaaagactaaaACATTCTGTGCACGTTAACACCTTTTTAATcaactttaaaaaaggagtttaTATCGACTACACAGATGGTAGTTACGAGGTGGACACCCACTTGAAGACGATTATCCTTGCGTTTAGCAGCTCCACTTTTGACTTTGATgcaatttacaattttttgaacTTAAAAATTAAGCGTATCACCATTCTGTGGGGAGGTTTGCACTGCGCTTTTAGTGGCTTGCCGGCGAGTTGTTTCACGTAG
- a CDS encoding DnaJ domain containing protein (putative) produces MWPVVILLFGGGILFAKKGMNYLKNQKINPSNKNFFSPSGFNKGLGSLFLKNDMRGFERNMSKSEAYKILNINPTTNRDRIREVHKQLMLKNHPDNGGSTYIAAKVNEAKDVLLK; encoded by the exons ATGTGGCCCGTTgtcatcctcctcttcgGGGGAGGCATCCTGTTCGCCAAGAAGGGAATGAACTACTTGAAGAATCAGAAAATAAATCCCagcaataaaaatttcttttccccctctgGATTTAACAAAGGCTTAGggagcctttttttaaaaaatgacatgaGGGGATTTGAGAGAAACATGTCCAAATCGGAGGCCTACAAAATACTTAATATTAACCCCACGACAAATCGGGACCGAATTAGGGAAGTCCACAAACAGCTCATGTTGAAGAATCACCCGGATAATGGGG GCTCCACCTATATTGCGGCCAAGGTGAATGAAGCGAAAGACGTTTTGCTGAAGTAG
- a CDS encoding hypothetical protein (putative) — protein MGEPHNATAMYDELYLLFDDYIIKNSKKPNTYESLFRKKEFLQFAKLHGTNAVVTSPKEVIKNKDEIIDELIYAFKLFAKYTKVEDINTKYLKYLLIPYILGVLCYETINMEIRSDRLKDAKLYFAEFISVVNTYNITPVDDYLLDKVDDTSQAMNRRNIKVKRAKDEKKYQDLYDDIIKIKTNMKRGVSQNYNPSCFSDDVEEEQLRELCLSLIKCKCLQTLNMMDLIDTELEVLEMRSRQNDLNKQQQNGQLTNDAKQSHHGQLPQNNHPNGGVKKPWLFTIKKNMAPADMTQMRNYYRDLVFTPAHNLPTISLEECAKIEMEYAVKGKGGVNTLGSDDERGGSPTSGAQKSGALKSGKQNGADDEDEYEKCSEESEKEVMDREWDDWKDMHQKGIGNKNRNVA, from the exons ATGGGGGAGCCACACAACGCGACAGCCATGTACGACGAGCTGTACCTCCTCTTCGATGActacattataaaaaatagcaaaaaaccCAACACGTACGAGTCCCTATTCCGCAAAAAGGAATTCCTCCAATTTGCAAAGCTCCATGGCACAAACGCAGTAGTCACTTCCCCAAAggaagtaataaaaaataaggacgAGATTATAGACGAGCTCATTTACGCATTTAAGCTCTTTGCAAAGTACACGA aagtggaagataTTAATAccaaatatttaaaatatttactcaTCCCATACATACTAGGTGTCCTATGCTATGAGACAATAAACATGGAGATTAGAAGCGACCGATTGAAAGACGCAAAGTTATACTTTGCAGAGTTCATCAGTGTGGTGAATACGTATAATATAACCCCAGTAGATGATTACCTCCTGGATAAGGTCGATGACACATCACAGGCGATGAACAGGAGGAACATCAAGGTTAAAAGAGCCAAGGACGAAAAGAAGTATCAGGACTTGTATGatgatattattaaaataaaaacgaatatGAAGAGAGGTGTCTCTCAGAATTATAACCCCTCCTGCTTTTCTGATGAcgtggaggaggaacaacTTAGGGAACTCTGTCTCTCCTTGATAAAGTGCAAATGCCTTCAAACGCTTAACATGATGGACTTGATAGACACAGAGCTAGAAGTCTTGGAGATGCGCAGCAGGCAGAACGATCTAAATAAACAGCAACAGAATGGACAGCTTACAAACGATGCCAAGCAGTCACATCATGGGCAACTCCCCCAGAACAACCACCCAAATGGTGGAGTTAAAAAGCCTTGGTTGTTCACCATCAAAAAGAATATGGCTCCTGCTGATATGACCCAAATGAGGAACTACTACAGAGACCTCGTCTTCACCCCCGCACATAACTTACCTACTATATCGCTAGAGGAGTGCGCGAAAATCGAAATGGAATACGCCGTCAAAGGTAAGGGGGGGGTCAACACGCTCGGCAGCGATGACGAACGGGGGGGAAGCCCAACGAGTGGTGCGCAAAAGAGTGGTGCGTTAAAGAGTGGTAAGCAAAACGGCGCTGATGATGAAGACGAATACGAAAAATGCTCCGAGGAAAGCGAGAAGGAGGTCATGGATAGGGAGTGGGACGACTGGAAGGATATGCACCAGAAGGGAATTGGGAACAAAAACAGAAACGTTGCTTGA
- a CDS encoding hypothetical protein (putative): MTTICMAIMESEEMNFQPMEQLGSPSREHSPSSDGHKKKHSRKRKKKVSNSSFVNLRDWTSKVQKRYEKKLKISEQGINLQTNVSLPNGEPDSNYVSSSYSSSFKSRSSLGNNINFSSDESNYDSDIEQRICRFLKLESSDTVRKRKKKKKENAHEGTAVDGISNGGVGVDLYPGEPTDVVGDVVGDVSADVSADVIADAPVDVTADAPADVTADAPAGVLVDVGGNSRSMNDGTLNMLEGATDLGGTMLDEDHSIDPVSKHTQKEKRESDDVHAGQKGSAHMNDQQVSSNTVKKKKDQPDHPEESKKNRNSNDKMVNADNANISFKENSVPNGDEKRENGHQREDPSPRSNTKGEAVNVERSLKGKHGVTAEEANREVIVEDNSPVGERGTTPAHVRKEANGEERQQQGEERQQQGEERQQQGEEEEHGEEDAKEEKDEKARKEPPKESISKPAREPPNEATRKPAREPPKEKDSRGGPESKRERQSKEETKQNREKGNRIKKKKRERDKRVPYECHRSAHLRTANSNRYTFVTSRRNAHRGKQKRSNRATERRIHTDLELIGKKNHSNERENPNRGNLDKNGSDNYHKRNAKEKEANRSKKSISPSREGQANERDKPNSRDKENPLAQIHKDSNSNQRSAKHYEEKKKENSHPGGRKSIQNGETPRVDRERDSRNKEEGEKLERRDRQGEAEREGDRNGRGSEKETETERQSEKGKEIETGRQSEKGKEIETGRQKGIGIEKQSEKGKESEIGKQNEIEIGRQNEIEIGKQNESEIEKQNEIEIGKQSEIGIEKQNEIEIGRQSEIEIGKQNEIEIGRQNEIGTERSILKTEKTRRECPRVTTHHTIF, from the exons ATGACGACTATCTGCATGGCCATCATGGAATCGGAAGAGATGAACTTCCAACCGATGGAGCAGCTGGGCTCTCCTAGTAGAGAACACAGCCCTAGTTCTGAtggtcataaaaaaaaacacagtcgaaagaggaagaaaaaagtgagcaACTCCAGCTTTGTTAATTTACGAGATTGGACAAGCAAAGTGCAAAAGAGGTATGAAAAGAAGCTAAAAATTTCTGAACAAGGAATAAATCTGCAAACGAACGTTAGTCTCCCTAATGGAGAACCAGACAGCAACTACGTCTCCTCATCatactcctcctcctttaaGTCAAGATCCAGCTTGGGTAACAACATAAACTTTTCTTCGGATGAATCCAATTACGACTCAGACATCGAACAACGAATCTGCAGATTTTTGAAATTAGAGAGTAGTGACACAgtaaggaagagaaaaaagaagaaaaaggagaatgcGCATGAGGGGACAGCTGTCGATGGGATTTCGAATGGAGGTGTGGGTGTGGACCTTTACCCAGGTGAGCCTACCGATGTGGTTGGCGATGTGGTTGGCGATGTGTCTGCAGATGTGTCTGCAGATGTCATTGCCGATGCGCCTGTAGATGTCACTGCCGATGCGCCTGCAGATGTCACGGCCGATGCGCCTGCAGGTGTGCTGGTCGATGTGGGAGGCAACTCCCGATCGATGAACGATGGGACGCTTAACATGCTAGAGGGAGCCACCGATCTGGGAGGCACCATGCTCGATGAAGACCATTCTATCGACCCCGTCAGTAAACACacacagaaggaaaaaagagagtCAGACGATGTGCACGCAGGACAGAAGGGGTCTGCCCACATGAATGACCAACAAGTGAGTAGCAACacagtgaagaagaaaaaggatcaACCGGATCATCCGGAGGAgtccaaaaaaaatcgtaacaGTAACGATAAAATGGTGAACGCAGATAATGCGAATATTTCCTTTAAGGAGAATAGCGTTCCCAATGGGGATGAAAAACGCGAAAATGGGCACCAACGTGAAGACCCTTCCCCGCGTAGTAACACAAAGGGGGAGGCTGTTAATGTCGAACGGTCGCTTAAGGGCAAGCACGGAGTCACCGCGGAGGAAGCCAACAGGGAAGTCATTGTGGAGGACAACAGCCCGGTGGGGGAGAGAGGTACTACGCCTGCCCATGTAAGGAAAGAAgcaaatggggaggaaaGGCAGCAGCAAGGGGAGGAAAGGCAGCAGCAAGGGGAGGAAAGGCAGCAgcaaggggaggaagaagaacatgGTGAGGAGGATGCGAAAGAAGAGAAGGATGAGAAAGCCCGAAAGGAACCCCCCAAAGAATCGATAAGCAAACCAGCAAGGGAACCCCCAAACGAAGCGACACGCAAACCAGCAAGGGAACCCCCGAAAGAAAAGGACTCGCGGGGCGGCCCCGAgtcgaaaagggaaagacaATCGAAGGAAGAGACAAAACAAAATCGCGAAAAAGGTAATaggatcaaaaaaaagaaacgcgAGAGAGACAAACGTGTGCCATACGAGTGCCATAGGAGTGCACATCTTCGAACTGCTAATTCAAATCGATACACATTT GTGACATCAAGGAGGAACGCTCACCGAGGAAAACAGAAGAGAAGCAACAGAGCCACAGAAAGGAGAATCCACACAGACCTAGAACtgatagggaaaaaaaaccattCGAATGAAAGGGAGAATCCGAATAGAGGAAATCTCGACAAAAATGGCTCAGATAATTATCACAAAAGAAATGCGAAAGAGAAAGAGGCTAACAGATCCAAGAAATCCATTAGCCCTAGTCGAGAAGGACAAGCGAACGAAAGGGACAAACCAAATTCGCGCGACAAGGAGAACCCCCTCGCACAGATACACAAGGATTCTAATAGCAATCAGAGGTCGGCTAAACattatgaggaaaaaaaaaaagagaattcGCACCCCGGTGGAAGGAAAAGCATTCAGAATGGAGAAACGCCGCGTGTCGATAGGGAAAGGGATAGCAGAAAcaaggaggaaggggaaaaactgGAGAGGAGAGACAGACAAGGAGAAGCGGAACGGGAAGGCGACa GGAACGGGAGAGGGAGCGAGAAAGAGACCGAAACAGAGAGGCAGAGcgagaaagggaaagagatCGAAACAGGGAGGCAGAGcgagaaagggaaagagatCGAAACAGGGAGGCAGAAAGGGATAGGAATAGAGAAGCAGAGcgagaaagggaaagagagCGAAATAGGGAAGCAGAACGAGATCGAAATAGGGAGGCAGAACGAGATCGAAATAGGGAAGCAGAACGAGAGCGAAATAGAGAAGCAGAACGAGATCGAAATAGGGAAGCAGAGCGAGATCGGAATAGAGAAGCAGAACGAGATCGAAATAGGGAGGCAGAGCGAGATCGAAATAGGGAAGCAGAACGAGATCGAAATAGGGAGGCAGAACGAGATCGGAACAGAGAGAAGCATTTtgaaaacggaaaaaaccCGCCGAGAATGCCCAAGGGTAACAACTCATCATacgatattttaa
- a CDS encoding 3-demethylubiquinone-9 3-methyltransferase (putative), protein MHIEWWNDEGKAKRTWCDVLHKVTGANTYSLHDYNKHRFNFISCGGGILCEYMRKNFFYFLLKSDIIGRSAGCSYVSGRKVHVNIDGIDVSSKLIDVARRRQQTEGAQYTGMSHSPEGVPLHMYNTTRDMNLRSSHQEKEPKWGNNRQLENTPWNSLNVHINQSYYNSDITDFTNWCNKEGKKYNIVVSSEVIEHVPNGKKEEYVRCISQLCFPEALVIFTTIDKNLLSYLYSIILAEYVTGMGTHSYDQFIGSDELSQLCALFDLHNVSTEHAVYVPFVRDYFPTRWLKLLYLSAFVYRGGAA, encoded by the exons ATGCACATCGAGTGGTGGAATGATGAAGGGAAGGCGAAGCGAACATGGTGTGACGTACTTCACAAAGTCACAGGAGCAAACACGTACAGCCTTCACGACTATAACAAGCACAGGTTTAACTTCAtca GTTGTGGCGGAGGTATACTATGCGAGTACATGCGGAAGaactttttctattttcttctaaaaaGTGACATAATAGGACGAAGTGCAGGCTGCAGTTATGTGTCTGGGAGGAAGGTGCACGTGAATATCGACGGGATTGACGTGTCCAGTAAGCTGATAGACGTGGCACGCAGGAGACAACAAACTGAGGGGGCTCAGTACACAGGGATGAGTCATTCCCCTGAGGGAGTTCCTCTACACATGTACAACACAACAAGAGACATGAACCTCCGATCATCTCATcaagaaaaagaacccaaatgggggaataaTAGGCAATTAGAGAACACCCCGTGGAATAGcttaaatgtgcatataaatcAGAGCTACTATAACAGTGACATAACAGACTTCACAAACTGGTGTAacaaggagggaaaaaaatataacatcgTGGTGTCGTCGGAAGTAATTGAGCATGTGCcgaatgggaaaaaggaagagtaCGTAAGGTGCATCAGTCAATTATGTTTCCCCGAGGCTCTGGTGATTTTTACAAcaattgataaaaatttgcttTCCTATTTGTACTCTATTATCCTAGCTGAGTATGTCACGGGGATG ggcACACACAGCTACGATCAGTTTATCGGATCAGACGAGCTGAGCCAGCTCTGCGCCCTTTTTGATTTACACAACGTGAGCACGGAGCATGCGGTGTACGTCCCTTTTGTGCGAGATTACTTCCCCACGCGCTGGCTGAAGTTGCTTTATTTGTCCGCCTTCGTTTATCGGGGGGGAGCCGCG